One segment of Anaerolineae bacterium DNA contains the following:
- a CDS encoding response regulator, which translates to MQEIRMLLVDDEDDFRTTLAKRLKLRKVNITDVASGNEAIELVKQNSFDVAVIDVKMPGIDGIETLKQIKQIQPAIEIVMLTGHASIGSGMEAMKLGAYDYVMKPCDIDELLIKTGEAYQHKLLKEKEK; encoded by the coding sequence ATGCAAGAAATTCGGATGCTGCTAGTCGATGACGAGGATGACTTTAGAACAACTCTTGCTAAGAGACTGAAATTAAGAAAGGTCAACATCACTGATGTGGCAAGCGGCAACGAAGCCATAGAGCTGGTAAAACAGAATTCTTTTGACGTGGCTGTTATAGACGTCAAGATGCCCGGAATTGATGGCATTGAAACATTGAAGCAAATCAAACAGATCCAGCCGGCCATAGAGATCGTTATGCTTACAGGTCATGCATCGATCGGGTCTGGAATGGAAGCCATGAAATTAGGCGCCTACGATTATGTAATGAAACCCTGTGATATCGACGAACTGCTTATCAAAACAGGAGAGGCTTACCAGCACAAGCTGCTCAAGGAAAAAGAAAAATAA
- a CDS encoding ATP-binding protein yields MKEMSVAIVGEGRKDNPPVNKKFLESIINGIRDQIMVVDKDYRIEEVNETLLNRVGKKKKEIIGRHCFQVLHDEDKPCNIPNHTCPAQEALNTGEPCEVLHTHYEGRKVSYFRVIAYPMLDENGVVTRVIEMARDITRWKKSGDHLYHVQKLIFLGKLASGLAHELNNPVGVILGFADLLLERMEPGSKDFDMLKTIERQGLNCKRIVENLLSFARHPDSTEYSTNVTASIEKVFSLVEDILLTENISIVKNYAKDLPNVRGNSIHLQQVFINLITNAVSSMQGGGCLTICTRLNDSGNGVEIVFKDSGYGIKKEYRDKIFDPFFTTRDVGDGTGLGLSASYGIVSKYDGDITFETMTEEEDKDKKGTTFTVVLPVVSFDD; encoded by the coding sequence ATGAAGGAAATGAGTGTTGCTATTGTGGGTGAGGGCCGAAAGGACAACCCACCGGTAAACAAAAAATTTTTAGAGTCCATTATCAATGGGATCAGAGATCAGATTATGGTTGTTGATAAGGATTACAGAATAGAAGAAGTAAATGAGACGCTTTTAAACAGGGTTGGAAAGAAAAAAAAGGAGATTATAGGCAGGCATTGTTTTCAGGTTCTTCATGATGAGGATAAACCTTGTAATATTCCGAATCATACCTGTCCCGCGCAGGAAGCGCTCAATACAGGCGAACCATGCGAAGTGCTTCATACCCATTATGAGGGTCGTAAAGTTTCATATTTCAGAGTGATAGCCTATCCAATGCTGGATGAAAATGGAGTTGTTACAAGAGTGATTGAAATGGCCAGAGATATTACCAGGTGGAAAAAGAGCGGAGACCATCTCTATCATGTACAAAAATTGATATTTTTAGGCAAACTGGCATCCGGCCTTGCCCATGAACTCAATAATCCAGTAGGAGTAATACTGGGCTTTGCAGATCTTCTGTTAGAAAGGATGGAACCCGGGAGCAAGGATTTCGATATGCTCAAAACCATAGAAAGACAAGGGCTAAATTGTAAAAGAATTGTCGAAAATCTTTTAAGTTTTGCGAGACATCCTGACTCTACCGAATATTCTACTAACGTAACTGCAAGTATTGAAAAAGTGTTTTCATTGGTTGAAGATATATTGCTTACTGAAAATATTTCCATAGTTAAGAACTATGCAAAAGATCTTCCTAATGTAAGGGGGAATTCTATACATCTGCAGCAGGTATTTATCAATTTGATTACAAATGCTGTTTCATCCATGCAGGGAGGAGGCTGTTTGACCATTTGTACCAGACTCAACGACTCTGGTAATGGCGTAGAAATAGTTTTCAAAGATTCTGGATACGGTATTAAAAAAGAATACAGAGACAAGATATTTGATCCCTTTTTCACCACAAGAGATGTCGGCGACGGGACTGGATTGGGACTTTCGGCCAGTTACGGTATAGTGTCCAAGTATGACGGGGACATAACCTTTGAGACTATGACCGAAGAAGAAGACAAAGATAAAAAAGGCACAACTTTTACTGTTGTTTTACCGGTTGTTTCATTTGATGACTGA
- a CDS encoding ATP-binding protein, whose translation MFKIKGYYKEKYFNIRRAIVVVGALIIVLLMVAVYLGITSSRQMKEIICEDFNQQQLVLARYAASRMEHSLDYIQRELSLLNLSPSIQYLEKVSWAKRMNITLSGVKEEGVFEIKLIDRSGKTAYIVDNRGASLVIQGDFSNADYFKWAIRKESKDRIYCCEIMGASPQYPDKLVMLLATPTYEESVDEAHPVPTGRLSGVLIFAVDITYLVKQATQEIIMGKTGYAWVVDKRGVFLYHPQRAFIGEDAFKIREMKKPKISFAKINMIQKERMLKGKEGTGQYISGWHRGIEIEMEKLIAYTPVYYRGEWSWSVAVVSPMSEVEGVIHSVYIRQFYIQGTIILVIILGCMYVIGFERRWANALEEEVREKTKNLAEFLEELKKSEEKYKTLVESAQDLIFTVDKNGKFLSVNRCAANFFKDSQDNLTGKNMYDLFDEESAKLQMGFVEQVFKSGNNINVKYPVKSGNRDYWFTSNFVPLKDESGKVYASLGISRDITERRKLEEEQIYNTEKLASLGKLTAGVVHELNQPIAVILGFTDILLEKIESSTKNHEILETIERQAQNCKKIIESILGFARYPDKTEYSSNVNENLERVLSVVENVLVTEKIILKKNITTDLPKVRGDSGHLQQVFMNLIANAVAAMQGGGTLTISTGLNSSGSKVEVVFIDTGHGIKREYRDKILDAFFTTKKRGEGTGLGLSVSCGIVSKYGGTIDFETVAEEEDRERMGTTFIVTLPVVPSGK comes from the coding sequence GTGTTTAAAATAAAAGGATATTATAAAGAAAAATACTTTAATATAAGAAGGGCCATAGTCGTTGTAGGTGCTCTCATCATTGTGCTTCTTATGGTAGCCGTATATCTCGGCATAACCAGTTCCAGGCAGATGAAAGAGATTATCTGTGAGGATTTTAATCAGCAGCAGTTGGTATTAGCCAGGTATGCTGCAAGCAGAATGGAACATAGTCTTGATTATATTCAGCGTGAGCTTTCACTTTTAAACCTTTCTCCTTCAATTCAATATCTTGAGAAGGTTTCCTGGGCAAAGCGGATGAATATAACATTATCCGGTGTTAAGGAAGAAGGGGTGTTTGAAATAAAGCTAATAGACCGGAGCGGAAAGACAGCGTATATTGTTGATAATAGAGGGGCGTCACTTGTTATCCAGGGTGATTTTTCAAATGCGGATTATTTTAAATGGGCCATCAGGAAGGAAAGTAAAGATAGAATTTATTGCTGTGAAATCATGGGAGCGAGTCCGCAGTATCCTGATAAACTTGTCATGCTTTTGGCTACACCTACTTATGAGGAATCAGTTGACGAGGCGCATCCTGTACCCACGGGGCGTCTGTCCGGGGTGCTTATATTTGCTGTTGACATAACATATTTGGTCAAACAAGCTACTCAAGAAATAATAATGGGTAAAACCGGATATGCATGGGTTGTAGATAAAAGAGGTGTCTTCCTCTATCATCCCCAAAGAGCCTTTATCGGAGAGGATGCCTTTAAAATCCGTGAGATGAAAAAGCCCAAAATATCTTTTGCCAAAATTAATATGATTCAAAAAGAAAGAATGCTTAAAGGTAAGGAAGGCACAGGCCAGTATATCTCAGGATGGCACCGGGGTATAGAAATCGAGATGGAAAAGTTAATTGCATATACACCTGTTTATTATCGCGGTGAATGGTCATGGTCTGTGGCTGTAGTATCACCCATGAGCGAGGTAGAGGGTGTTATTCATTCTGTATATATACGCCAGTTTTATATTCAGGGCACTATAATATTGGTCATTATTCTGGGTTGCATGTATGTGATCGGCTTTGAGAGGCGTTGGGCCAATGCCCTGGAAGAAGAGGTAAGGGAGAAAACAAAAAATCTGGCGGAGTTTTTAGAAGAGCTGAAAAAATCGGAGGAAAAATACAAAACCCTTGTTGAAAGCGCGCAGGACCTGATATTTACAGTTGATAAAAACGGGAAGTTCCTTTCAGTGAATAGATGCGCGGCAAATTTTTTTAAGGACAGCCAGGATAATTTGACAGGAAAAAACATGTACGATCTTTTTGACGAAGAAAGTGCAAAATTACAGATGGGTTTTGTTGAACAGGTATTTAAAAGCGGAAATAATATTAATGTAAAATATCCTGTTAAATCCGGCAACCGCGATTATTGGTTTACCAGCAACTTCGTTCCCCTTAAGGATGAATCCGGAAAAGTTTATGCCTCTTTGGGGATTTCAAGGGATATTACAGAACGTAGGAAACTGGAGGAAGAACAGATATATAATACAGAAAAATTGGCCTCACTTGGAAAACTGACTGCCGGCGTTGTCCATGAACTCAATCAGCCGATAGCGGTGATTTTAGGTTTTACAGATATTCTTTTAGAAAAAATAGAATCCAGCACCAAAAATCATGAGATTCTCGAAACAATAGAAAGGCAGGCTCAAAACTGCAAAAAAATTATCGAGAGCATTTTAGGCTTTGCCAGATATCCGGATAAAACCGAATATTCATCAAATGTAAACGAAAACCTTGAAAGAGTGCTTTCTGTGGTTGAGAATGTTTTGGTTACAGAAAAGATAATTTTAAAAAAGAATATTACCACAGACTTGCCCAAAGTTAGAGGAGATTCAGGCCATCTGCAGCAGGTTTTCATGAATTTAATCGCCAATGCTGTTGCTGCTATGCAAGGTGGAGGGACTTTGACTATTTCTACCGGATTGAATTCTTCGGGCAGTAAGGTAGAAGTTGTTTTTATAGATACAGGCCACGGTATTAAAAGAGAATACAGAGACAAAATACTAGATGCCTTTTTTACAACAAAAAAGAGAGGGGAAGGTACAGGACTGGGGCTTTCGGTCAGTTGTGGTATTGTGTCTAAGTATGGGGGAACCATAGATTTTGAGACAGTGGCTGAAGAAGAGGATAGGGAGAGGATGGGTACAACTTTTATAGTAAC